The Hymenobacter sp. DG01 sequence CCAGGACCACGAGCTGGCGCGGGCGCGGGCTTCCTACCTCAAAACTCAGGTCATCAACCATCTGGACGAATATCTGCTGCAGTTCGAGGAAAAGTTCACGGCTCGGGGCGGCAAGGTCATCTGGGCTCAGAACGCGGAGGAAGCGTTGTTTGAGGTCGGCAAGATTATGGAGCGCCGCCAGGCCCGTACCGTGGTGAAGGCCAAGAGCATGACCACCGAGGAAATTCACCTGAACAAGTACCTCGAGAAGCGCGGCATTGAGTCGGTGGAGACGGACCTGGGCGAGTTTATCGTGCAGCTAAACGGGGAGCGGCCCTACCACATCGTGACGCCGGCCATGCACCTGAGCAAGCTTGATATTGCCGATATCTTCGTGAAGCATCTGGGCATCGAGTACACCGATGACGCCCAGAAGCTGGTGCTCACGGCCCGCCACCTCCTGCGCGACAAATACACGTCGGCCGAGGTAGGCATTACGGGTGGCAACTTCATCATTGCCGACACCGGTGCCATTGCCGTCACCGAAAACGAAGGCAACGCCCGTCTTTCGGCCACCTTCCCGAAAACCCACATTGCCATTGTGGGCATTGAAAAGGTGATTCCGCGCCTGCAGGACCTGGATTTGTTCTGGCCCCTGCTCAGCACCAGCGGCACGGGCCAGCAAGTGACGGTGTACAACACCATTTACACCGGTCCGCGCCAGCCCCTGGAAAAGGACGGCCCGGAGGAAATGTTCGTGATTCTGCTCGATAACGGCCGCACCAACCTGCTGGCCCAGCCCGACAAGCGCGAGGCCCTGAACTGCATTCGGTGCGGAGCTTGCCTGAACATTTGCCCCGTGTACAAGAACATTGGCGGCCACACCTACGAGGCTACTTATTCCGGCCCTATCGGCTCCGTGATTACGCCCCACCTCTCGGGCATGGCCGAAAATAAGCA is a genomic window containing:
- a CDS encoding LutB/LldF family L-lactate oxidation iron-sulfur protein translates to MLTKPSQFQKDSEAKAFDLEHRRKIRFNIGKYNAAVQTGLGFYQDHELARARASYLKTQVINHLDEYLLQFEEKFTARGGKVIWAQNAEEALFEVGKIMERRQARTVVKAKSMTTEEIHLNKYLEKRGIESVETDLGEFIVQLNGERPYHIVTPAMHLSKLDIADIFVKHLGIEYTDDAQKLVLTARHLLRDKYTSAEVGITGGNFIIADTGAIAVTENEGNARLSATFPKTHIAIVGIEKVIPRLQDLDLFWPLLSTSGTGQQVTVYNTIYTGPRQPLEKDGPEEMFVILLDNGRTNLLAQPDKREALNCIRCGACLNICPVYKNIGGHTYEATYSGPIGSVITPHLSGMAENKHLSYASSLCGACTSVCPVKIPIHNILLKNRQQSVQEGLTDKEERRAIGLWLHGMKHRWVWDLVPASAKNWVLSRLLGEVGWSKRRDAVQVAPKTFRQLWKEQPKK